From a region of the Agrobacterium tumefaciens genome:
- a CDS encoding flagellar basal body-associated FliL family protein — translation MDNAQAEEKKKSSPLVMTIVGLAILTVLGGGGGWVLGGMMAPKISGATAAAHQQAAAGGHGESKEEGIPKIPAEANGIVQLDPITTNLAYPSTNWVRLEVALMFKGPVEVGLAEDIHQDILAYVRTVSLQQLEGPRGFQYLKDDIQERVDLRSQGRVSKVMFRTFVIE, via the coding sequence ATGGACAATGCACAGGCAGAGGAAAAGAAAAAGTCGTCGCCTCTGGTCATGACCATCGTCGGCCTTGCCATCCTGACCGTTCTCGGCGGCGGTGGTGGCTGGGTGCTGGGCGGAATGATGGCGCCGAAGATCTCCGGCGCTACAGCCGCTGCCCATCAGCAGGCCGCAGCAGGCGGGCATGGCGAGAGCAAGGAAGAAGGCATCCCGAAAATTCCCGCGGAAGCCAACGGCATCGTCCAGCTCGACCCGATCACCACCAACCTCGCCTACCCCTCGACCAACTGGGTGCGGCTGGAAGTGGCTCTCATGTTCAAAGGCCCTGTCGAAGTCGGTCTGGCGGAAGATATCCATCAGGATATCCTCGCCTATGTAAGGACTGTGTCTCTCCAGCAACTCGAAGGGCCACGCGGCTTTCAATATCTTAAGGATGACATTCAGGAACGAGTTGACCTGCGCTCACAGGGGCGCGTATCCAAGGTCATGTTCCGGACCTTTGTCATCGAATGA
- the flgA gene encoding flagellar basal body P-ring formation protein FlgA, whose amino-acid sequence MTFSQRNSSYRTALVRLFLTSAISLTAFAAAAQSPMALVPTRTIYPGETITPDQVKPVEVTNPNLSSGYASHVSEVDGMVSKQTLLPGRTIPIAALRVPSLVTRGTNVKLVFTIGNMTLMASGTPMTDGSMGDVVRVRNIDSGVIVNGTVMQDGTIQVMAK is encoded by the coding sequence ATGACGTTTAGCCAGAGAAATAGCAGCTACAGAACGGCACTCGTCCGTTTGTTCCTGACGTCCGCCATTTCATTGACGGCCTTCGCCGCTGCGGCGCAGTCTCCGATGGCGCTGGTTCCGACGCGCACGATCTATCCGGGCGAAACCATTACGCCCGACCAGGTCAAGCCGGTGGAAGTGACCAACCCCAATCTCTCGTCGGGTTACGCCAGCCATGTCAGCGAAGTGGATGGCATGGTTTCGAAACAAACCCTGCTTCCCGGGCGCACCATCCCGATCGCGGCACTGCGTGTTCCATCGCTGGTGACACGAGGAACCAACGTCAAGCTCGTCTTCACGATCGGCAATATGACACTCATGGCATCCGGCACCCCAATGACTGATGGCTCGATGGGCGATGTGGTGCGCGTGCGCAATATCGATTCCGGCGTCATTGTGAATGGCACCGTGATGCAGGACGGCACTATCCAGGTGATGGCGAAATGA
- a CDS encoding DUF1217 domain-containing protein has protein sequence MTSTYTSYQLISQDIGKSLDRVSKQPDVARETEYYLSKISDVKSIDDFMADTRLYNYALKAHGLEDMAYAKAFIRKVLTEGVDNKDAFANKLSDSRYADLAKSLNFAADGAAATSTDAAKSGVVSKYNRTTLEQSAGDDNTGVRLALYFERMAPTITSGMDFLADDALAQVFRTAFNLPDEFAATDVDKQSALIEKTINIKDLQDPEKVGKLLERFTIMWEMENPSTTYDPLAVFGSSSGYGISPDLLLSINSLKLGGK, from the coding sequence GTGACGTCGACCTACACCAGCTACCAGTTGATCAGCCAAGACATCGGCAAATCGCTCGACCGCGTGTCCAAGCAACCGGATGTGGCGCGGGAAACCGAATACTATTTGTCAAAGATATCGGACGTGAAATCCATCGACGATTTCATGGCCGACACGCGGCTTTATAATTACGCCCTCAAGGCACACGGCCTGGAAGACATGGCCTATGCCAAGGCCTTCATCCGGAAGGTTCTGACGGAGGGCGTGGACAACAAGGACGCCTTTGCCAACAAGCTGTCAGACAGCCGTTATGCCGACCTGGCGAAATCTCTGAATTTTGCTGCGGACGGTGCAGCGGCAACCTCGACGGACGCGGCGAAATCCGGCGTCGTCAGCAAATATAACCGCACGACGCTGGAACAATCGGCCGGCGACGACAATACCGGCGTGCGGCTCGCGCTTTATTTCGAGCGGATGGCGCCGACGATCACCTCCGGCATGGATTTTCTGGCGGATGACGCGCTGGCGCAGGTCTTCCGCACGGCTTTCAACCTGCCCGACGAGTTCGCCGCGACCGATGTCGACAAACAGTCGGCCCTCATCGAAAAAACGATCAATATCAAGGATCTGCAAGACCCCGAGAAGGTGGGAAAGCTCCTCGAGCGCTTCACCATCATGTGGGAAATGGAAAATCCTTCGACAACATACGACCCACTCGCCGTTTTCGGCTCTTCCAGCGGCTACGGCATCTCGCCGGACCTGCTGCTTTCCATCAATTCCCTGAAACTCGGAGGCAAATGA
- the flgF gene encoding flagellar basal-body rod protein FlgF, protein MQSGLYVALSSQIALERRLTTISDNMANVNTVGFRGSEVKFDEMIAKTRNDMNAKIAFVSQGNDYLSTQQGAFEQTGNSFDFAIKGDAWFSLDTPDGQVLTRDGRFSMRPDGALISSNGYPVLDAGGGPIQLNPNGGPITVGLDGAIRQNDNIAATLGIFQADLSQGFLRHPNSGVKPVAQPVPVANNHEIGVVQGYVEESNVNGISQMTQLIQVNRAFESISSLMRDTESTFAEGIKTLGGAR, encoded by the coding sequence ATGCAATCCGGACTTTACGTCGCCCTTTCCTCGCAGATCGCGCTTGAGCGTCGTCTCACCACCATCTCCGACAACATGGCGAACGTGAACACGGTCGGCTTTCGCGGCTCCGAGGTCAAATTCGATGAGATGATTGCCAAGACCCGCAATGACATGAACGCCAAGATCGCGTTCGTTTCGCAGGGTAACGACTATCTTTCCACGCAACAGGGCGCTTTCGAGCAGACCGGCAACTCTTTCGATTTCGCCATCAAGGGCGACGCATGGTTTTCGCTGGACACGCCCGATGGCCAGGTGCTGACCCGTGATGGCCGCTTCAGCATGCGCCCGGATGGCGCGCTGATTTCCTCAAACGGGTATCCGGTTCTCGACGCGGGCGGTGGCCCCATCCAGTTGAACCCGAATGGCGGCCCGATCACTGTCGGTCTCGATGGAGCAATCCGCCAGAATGACAATATCGCCGCAACGCTCGGCATCTTTCAGGCAGATCTTTCTCAAGGTTTCCTGCGCCATCCAAACAGCGGCGTAAAGCCTGTCGCACAGCCCGTTCCCGTTGCCAACAATCACGAGATCGGTGTCGTTCAGGGCTATGTCGAAGAGTCCAACGTCAACGGCATTTCGCAGATGACGCAGCTCATCCAGGTCAACCGTGCGTTCGAAAGCATCTCTTCGTTGATGCGCGACACGGAATCCACCTTCGCTGAAGGCATCAAGACACTGGGCGGCGCCCGCTGA
- a CDS encoding MotE family protein produces MMNVQRTRSLSDNLCRFAAVASLLFLLPAATAESQQNVVSELSTQDEIQRFCTNIADAARDQRYLLQKQELEKLQADVNERITVLENRKAEYEDWLARRNHFLNQAKANLVDVYKTMKADAAAPQLEKMHEEIAAAIIMQLPPRQSGLILSEMDAAKAALVAGIMSQATDPNTSKDPS; encoded by the coding sequence ATGATGAACGTTCAACGCACCCGCAGTCTTTCCGATAACCTCTGCCGGTTTGCCGCAGTCGCGTCTCTGCTGTTCCTGCTTCCCGCCGCAACGGCGGAAAGCCAGCAGAACGTCGTCTCCGAACTCAGTACGCAGGATGAAATCCAGCGCTTCTGCACCAACATTGCCGACGCGGCCCGCGATCAGCGTTACCTGCTGCAGAAACAGGAACTTGAGAAACTGCAGGCTGATGTCAACGAGCGCATCACCGTTCTTGAAAACCGCAAGGCGGAATACGAAGACTGGCTGGCACGCCGCAATCACTTCCTCAATCAGGCAAAAGCCAATCTGGTCGACGTCTACAAAACGATGAAGGCCGATGCGGCAGCGCCTCAGCTTGAGAAAATGCATGAGGAAATTGCAGCCGCGATCATCATGCAGCTACCACCCCGTCAGTCGGGCCTGATCCTCAGCGAGATGGATGCTGCCAAGGCAGCCCTTGTCGCCGGCATCATGTCGCAAGCTACCGACCCGAACACCTCGAAGGACCCTTCATGA
- the motA gene encoding flagellar motor stator protein MotA translates to MNIVIGLVITFGCIIGGYMAMGGHLDVLVQPFELVIIGGAGLGGFIMANPMKVVKDSGKALGEAFKHSVPKERNYLDVLGVLYSLMRDLRTKSRNEIEAHIDNPDESSIFQAAPSVLKNKELTSFICDYVRLIIIGNARSHEIEALMDEEIETILHDKLKPYHAITTMGDSFPAIGIVAAVLGVIKAMGKINESPEVLGGLIGAALVGTMLGIILSYSICNPLASQVKIVRTKQHRLYIIVKQTLIAYMNGSVPQVALEYGRKTISNYERPSIDAVEQEMMNPGGENKAA, encoded by the coding sequence ATGAATATTGTAATTGGACTTGTAATCACCTTCGGCTGCATCATCGGCGGCTACATGGCGATGGGCGGTCATCTGGACGTCCTCGTTCAGCCGTTTGAATTGGTGATCATCGGAGGCGCAGGCCTCGGCGGCTTCATCATGGCAAACCCGATGAAGGTCGTGAAAGATTCGGGTAAGGCGCTGGGAGAGGCTTTCAAGCACTCGGTTCCCAAGGAGCGCAATTATCTCGACGTTCTCGGCGTGCTCTATTCGCTGATGCGCGATCTGCGCACGAAGTCGCGAAACGAGATCGAAGCGCATATCGACAACCCGGACGAATCCTCGATCTTCCAGGCGGCACCCTCGGTTCTGAAGAACAAGGAACTGACCTCTTTCATCTGTGACTATGTGCGCCTGATCATCATCGGCAACGCGCGTAGCCACGAGATCGAGGCGCTGATGGACGAGGAAATCGAAACCATCCTGCACGACAAGCTGAAGCCCTACCATGCGATTACGACCATGGGCGATTCCTTCCCGGCCATCGGTATCGTCGCGGCGGTTCTGGGTGTTATCAAGGCCATGGGCAAGATCAACGAATCGCCGGAAGTGCTTGGCGGCCTGATCGGCGCGGCGCTCGTCGGCACCATGCTCGGCATCATTCTGTCCTACTCGATCTGCAACCCGCTCGCATCGCAGGTCAAGATCGTCCGCACCAAACAGCACCGTCTCTATATCATCGTCAAGCAGACGCTGATTGCCTACATGAACGGCTCCGTGCCGCAGGTGGCGCTGGAATACGGCCGCAAGACGATCTCCAACTACGAGCGTCCTTCGATCGATGCCGTTGAGCAGGAAATGATGAATCCTGGCGGCGAAAACAAGGCGGCATGA
- a CDS encoding flagellar motor switch protein FliM encodes MTMAQAAQQHAPTIDSALLAKLTGGLSDRKTVAKIGTDIGRLYSEFLPDIFHSETGIAIEVEYVGSESGLMTDLIANVGENFSVADCSLRNWCPNFMMALGNGFVIALMERMLGAAPDTIGEPDERSLSHIEIDLAAMVMGRIAGVLRSGVNAPGGFEATIDPPFNSNGKSAFDEQLAGLYGMTIRMKIVIGKVASEFVLIVPQRPLLKTSIVAPKPSAQALKKQEEWMDMISEQVKRSQVTLEARITLETLTLKTISRLMVGDVIPFQAAKQDDIGVEVSANGSKLYNCEFGKSGERYMVRVKNNVSTDDEILRHLMS; translated from the coding sequence ATGACGATGGCACAAGCGGCACAGCAACACGCACCGACAATCGATTCCGCACTGCTGGCGAAACTCACGGGCGGTCTGTCCGACCGCAAGACGGTCGCCAAGATCGGCACGGACATCGGTCGCCTCTACAGCGAGTTCCTTCCGGATATCTTCCATAGCGAAACCGGAATCGCCATCGAGGTCGAATATGTCGGCTCCGAATCGGGACTGATGACCGATCTGATCGCAAATGTCGGCGAGAATTTCTCGGTTGCCGATTGCTCGCTACGCAACTGGTGCCCCAACTTCATGATGGCGCTCGGCAATGGTTTTGTCATTGCCTTGATGGAACGCATGCTCGGTGCCGCTCCCGACACCATCGGCGAGCCTGATGAGCGCAGCCTGTCGCACATCGAAATTGATCTTGCCGCAATGGTCATGGGTCGCATCGCAGGCGTTCTGCGTTCCGGCGTGAACGCACCTGGTGGTTTTGAGGCGACGATCGATCCGCCTTTCAATTCCAACGGCAAAAGTGCCTTCGATGAGCAACTCGCCGGCCTTTATGGCATGACGATCCGCATGAAGATCGTCATCGGCAAGGTCGCCTCCGAATTCGTTCTTATCGTTCCGCAACGTCCGTTGCTCAAGACGTCCATTGTGGCTCCCAAGCCTTCCGCCCAGGCGTTGAAGAAGCAGGAAGAGTGGATGGACATGATTTCGGAGCAGGTAAAGCGATCGCAGGTCACGCTCGAAGCGCGAATCACGCTCGAGACGCTGACGCTGAAGACGATCTCGAGACTGATGGTGGGCGACGTCATTCCATTCCAGGCCGCAAAACAGGACGATATCGGTGTTGAGGTGAGCGCCAATGGCTCGAAGCTCTACAATTGCGAGTTCGGCAAGTCCGGTGAGCGCTACATGGTTCGTGTCAAAAACAATGTCAGTACGGATGACGAGATCCTACGACATTTGATGAGTTAA
- the fliI gene encoding flagellar protein export ATPase FliI has product MKAQDSLLSAKAISPKLAQLASLAEHYANPDFSIAPGGHVRTIAAGHYTVSGLSRHVRLGEFVAHRSATGIHLGEVVRVEPDICYVCPIEPGEPIGIHDTVIRKGAFRVAPDDSWCGRTINALGEPIDGGGPLSSGTDRRSISNNAPPSMTRKRVETPFKTGVRAIDIFSPLCLGQRLGIFAGSGVGKSTLLSMLAKADAFDKVVIALVGERGREVREFIEDTMGDNMVKSIAVVATSDESPMLRKMAPLSAVTIAEHFRDKGDNVLLIIDSVTRFAHAIREVAVASGEPPVARGYPASVFTELPRLLERAGPGAEGTGTITAIVSILVDGDNHNDPIADSTRGILDGHIVLDRSLAEEGRYPPINPLSSISRLAKKAWTPDQEKLVSRLKALVHRFEETRDLRLIGGYRQGTDPDLDMAVKQVPIIYETLKQLPSDPAAEDAYADLATALRGGMQAQANQRRV; this is encoded by the coding sequence ATGAAAGCGCAGGACTCCCTGCTTTCGGCCAAGGCGATTTCACCCAAACTCGCCCAGCTTGCCAGTCTGGCGGAACACTATGCCAACCCGGATTTTTCGATTGCTCCGGGCGGTCATGTGCGGACAATTGCAGCCGGACACTACACGGTTTCCGGTCTTTCGCGTCATGTCAGGCTTGGCGAGTTCGTCGCGCATCGCAGTGCGACCGGAATCCATCTCGGCGAAGTGGTCCGTGTCGAACCGGATATCTGCTATGTCTGCCCTATCGAGCCGGGCGAGCCTATCGGTATCCACGACACGGTGATCCGCAAGGGGGCTTTTCGCGTTGCACCCGACGATAGCTGGTGCGGACGCACGATCAATGCGCTTGGCGAACCAATCGATGGCGGCGGCCCCCTGTCCTCGGGGACGGATCGACGCTCGATTTCCAACAATGCCCCTCCGTCCATGACGCGAAAGCGGGTCGAAACACCATTCAAGACAGGTGTTCGGGCAATCGATATCTTTTCGCCACTTTGCCTGGGTCAGCGCCTCGGCATCTTCGCCGGTTCGGGCGTCGGCAAATCGACCCTGCTTTCGATGCTGGCCAAGGCCGATGCCTTCGACAAGGTAGTGATTGCCCTTGTCGGCGAACGCGGACGTGAAGTGCGCGAGTTCATCGAAGACACGATGGGCGACAATATGGTGAAGTCGATCGCCGTCGTCGCGACGAGTGACGAGAGCCCGATGTTGCGCAAGATGGCGCCGTTGTCCGCTGTCACCATCGCAGAGCATTTCCGCGACAAGGGGGACAACGTTCTTCTCATCATCGACAGCGTCACGCGCTTTGCACATGCGATCCGTGAAGTGGCGGTTGCCTCTGGTGAACCGCCCGTGGCACGTGGTTACCCGGCGTCGGTCTTTACCGAGTTGCCGCGCCTGCTGGAGCGTGCGGGTCCTGGCGCCGAAGGCACCGGCACCATCACCGCAATCGTTTCCATTCTGGTCGACGGCGATAATCACAATGACCCGATCGCCGACTCCACCCGCGGTATTCTCGATGGCCACATCGTACTGGATAGAAGCCTCGCCGAAGAAGGGCGTTATCCGCCCATCAACCCGTTGTCATCCATCTCGCGTCTCGCCAAGAAGGCATGGACACCGGATCAGGAGAAGTTGGTATCCCGCCTGAAGGCGCTGGTGCACCGCTTCGAAGAGACACGCGATCTTCGCCTCATCGGCGGCTACCGGCAGGGAACCGATCCTGATCTCGATATGGCGGTCAAACAGGTTCCCATTATCTACGAAACGCTGAAACAGCTTCCGAGCGATCCGGCAGCCGAGGACGCCTATGCCGATCTGGCAACCGCCTTGCGTGGCGGCATGCAGGCGCAGGCCAACCAGAGAAGGGTCTGA
- the flgB gene encoding flagellar basal body rod protein FlgB — MQPIQLFELASRQAEWLSVRQEVVATNIANANTPKFRAKDISPFEAVMQSTDQQVGMAKTHPAHFGASNLSENVEVRDTEANNEIGIQESGNTVALASEMTKTGEIKRQYDLNANLVKSFHRMMLMTVKR; from the coding sequence ATGCAACCGATTCAACTGTTCGAACTGGCATCCCGCCAAGCGGAATGGCTGAGCGTGCGGCAGGAAGTCGTGGCGACCAACATTGCCAACGCCAACACCCCCAAATTCCGCGCGAAGGATATCAGCCCGTTTGAGGCTGTCATGCAGTCAACCGATCAGCAGGTTGGCATGGCAAAGACTCATCCTGCCCATTTCGGTGCCAGCAATCTCAGCGAAAACGTCGAGGTCCGCGATACGGAGGCCAACAACGAAATTGGCATTCAGGAATCCGGCAACACGGTCGCTCTGGCATCTGAAATGACCAAGACCGGTGAGATCAAGCGTCAGTACGACCTGAACGCCAATCTCGTCAAATCCTTCCATCGCATGATGTTGATGACGGTAAAGAGGTAA
- a CDS encoding flagellar basal body P-ring protein FlgI, which produces MRSLRILATAFLAAALPFLSALPVQADTSRIKDIASLQAGRDNQLIGYGLVVGLQGTGDSLRSSPFTEQSMRAMLQNLGITTQGGQSNAKNIAAVMVTTNLPPFASPGSRVDVTVSSLGDASSLRGGTLIMTSLSGADGQIYAVAQGTLIVNGFSAQGDAATLTQGVTTSARVPNGAIIERELPSKFKDSVNLVLQLRNPDFSTAVRVADVVNAFARARYGDAIAEPRDSQEIGVQKPRTADLTRLMAEIENLTVETDTPAKVVINERTGTIVIGADVRISRVAVSYGTLTVQVTETPQVIQPAPFSRGETAVQPQTDIMAMQEGSNVAIVEGPDLRTLVAGLNSIGLKADGIIAILQGIKSAGALQAELVLQ; this is translated from the coding sequence ATGAGAAGTTTGCGTATTCTGGCCACGGCGTTTCTGGCCGCAGCCCTCCCCTTTCTCTCCGCGCTCCCGGTTCAGGCCGATACGTCGCGGATCAAGGACATTGCCTCGCTGCAGGCCGGTCGCGACAACCAGCTCATCGGTTACGGTCTCGTCGTCGGCCTGCAAGGCACGGGCGACAGTCTGCGCTCATCGCCGTTCACCGAGCAGTCGATGCGCGCCATGCTGCAGAACCTCGGCATTACAACACAGGGCGGCCAGTCGAACGCAAAGAACATCGCGGCCGTGATGGTCACGACGAACCTGCCGCCTTTTGCGAGCCCCGGCAGCCGCGTTGACGTGACCGTCAGTTCGCTCGGCGACGCCTCTTCGTTGCGCGGCGGTACCCTCATCATGACGTCGCTTTCGGGCGCGGACGGTCAGATCTACGCCGTTGCGCAGGGCACCCTGATCGTCAACGGTTTTTCCGCGCAGGGTGATGCTGCGACACTGACGCAGGGTGTCACGACCTCCGCCCGCGTGCCGAACGGCGCAATCATCGAGCGTGAGCTGCCTTCGAAGTTCAAGGATTCGGTCAATCTCGTCCTGCAACTGAGAAACCCCGATTTCTCGACCGCCGTCCGGGTGGCCGATGTCGTCAACGCATTCGCCCGCGCCCGATATGGCGACGCGATTGCCGAACCGCGCGATTCGCAGGAAATCGGTGTTCAGAAGCCGCGTACCGCCGATCTGACACGCCTGATGGCCGAAATCGAAAATCTGACTGTCGAGACCGACACGCCGGCCAAGGTTGTCATCAATGAGCGCACGGGAACGATCGTGATCGGTGCGGATGTCCGTATTTCCCGCGTAGCGGTCAGCTACGGCACCTTGACCGTGCAGGTTACAGAAACGCCGCAGGTGATCCAGCCGGCACCGTTCTCACGCGGCGAGACAGCCGTTCAGCCGCAGACCGACATCATGGCCATGCAGGAAGGCAGCAATGTCGCCATTGTGGAAGGTCCTGACCTTCGCACACTGGTTGCCGGCCTCAACAGCATTGGCCTCAAGGCAGACGGCATCATCGCCATCCTGCAAGGCATCAAATCTGCCGGTGCCCTTCAAGCGGAGCTCGTGCTGCAATGA
- a CDS encoding flagellar basal body L-ring protein FlgH yields MTSRIPALLLPLALLAGCQNNQTLKEIGNAPSMSPIGSGLQFSQTPQMGMYPKQPKHMASGYSLWSDTQGALFKDLRALNIGDILTVNIQINDKADFDNETERNRTNSSGLNWKANAQVLGWNPQADSSINYGSDTDTQSKGKTKRSEKLTLLVAAVVTGILENGNLIISGSQEVRVNHEIRILNVAGIVRPQDVNADNMISYERIAEARISYGGRGRLTEVQQPPVGQQVVDLFSPI; encoded by the coding sequence ATGACCTCTCGTATTCCGGCCCTCCTTTTGCCGCTCGCGCTGCTTGCCGGCTGCCAGAACAACCAGACCCTGAAGGAAATCGGCAACGCGCCTTCGATGAGCCCGATCGGCAGCGGTCTGCAGTTCAGCCAGACGCCGCAGATGGGCATGTATCCGAAACAGCCGAAACATATGGCAAGCGGTTACTCGTTGTGGAGCGATACCCAGGGCGCGCTCTTCAAGGATCTGCGCGCGCTCAACATTGGCGACATTCTGACGGTGAACATCCAGATCAATGACAAGGCCGATTTCGACAACGAGACCGAGCGCAACCGCACCAACTCCAGTGGCCTGAACTGGAAAGCCAATGCACAGGTTCTGGGTTGGAACCCGCAGGCGGACTCCAGCATCAACTATGGCTCGGACACCGATACGCAGAGCAAGGGCAAGACCAAGCGCTCGGAAAAGCTGACGCTGCTCGTCGCAGCCGTGGTCACCGGCATCCTGGAGAACGGCAACCTGATCATCAGCGGTTCGCAGGAAGTCCGCGTCAACCACGAGATCCGCATTCTGAACGTCGCCGGTATCGTACGTCCGCAGGACGTCAACGCCGACAACATGATCTCCTACGAGCGCATCGCCGAGGCTCGCATCTCTTACGGTGGTCGCGGTCGCCTGACCGAGGTTCAGCAGCCTCCGGTTGGCCAGCAGGTCGTCGACCTGTTCTCGCCGATCTGA
- the flgC gene encoding flagellar basal body rod protein FlgC, with the protein MDPLSAASKIAGSGLEVQSTRLRIVSENIANARSTGDTPGADPYRRKTVTFGSELDRASGVERVTVKKLGEDKGDFTHEYDPGNPAADGNGMVKMPNVNILIEMADMREANRSYDANLQVIRQTRDLVASTIDLLKASQ; encoded by the coding sequence ATGGACCCCTTGAGCGCGGCAAGCAAGATCGCCGGCAGCGGACTGGAAGTGCAGTCCACGCGTCTGCGTATCGTTTCGGAAAACATCGCCAACGCCCGGTCGACCGGCGACACACCTGGCGCTGATCCCTATCGCCGCAAGACCGTCACCTTCGGTTCCGAGCTGGATCGCGCCAGCGGCGTCGAACGCGTCACGGTCAAGAAGCTCGGCGAAGACAAGGGTGACTTCACCCACGAATACGATCCCGGCAACCCGGCAGCCGATGGCAACGGCATGGTGAAGATGCCGAACGTCAACATCCTGATCGAAATGGCAGACATGCGCGAAGCAAACCGCAGCTATGACGCCAATCTTCAGGTCATCCGCCAGACGCGTGACCTCGTTGCCTCCACCATCGACCTTCTGAAAGCATCACAATGA
- the fliE gene encoding flagellar hook-basal body complex protein FliE, protein MIDGIKQLSSLSLTRGANSVSSLTENVLGSQQTTPGQQTGMSFANVLGNMSVDAMNNLKKAEVASFEGIQGKANTREVVDAMLSAEQSLQTAIALRDKIVTAYLDITKMQI, encoded by the coding sequence ATGATTGACGGTATCAAACAGCTCAGCTCCCTCTCCCTGACGCGTGGTGCAAACAGCGTTTCGTCCCTGACGGAAAACGTGCTCGGCAGCCAGCAGACGACACCCGGCCAGCAGACCGGCATGAGCTTCGCCAACGTTCTCGGCAACATGTCCGTCGACGCGATGAACAATCTGAAAAAAGCGGAAGTGGCGTCGTTCGAAGGCATTCAGGGCAAAGCAAACACCCGCGAAGTGGTCGACGCAATGTTGTCCGCCGAGCAGTCGCTGCAGACGGCAATCGCGCTCCGCGACAAGATCGTCACGGCTTACCTCGACATCACAAAGATGCAGATCTAG
- the flgG gene encoding flagellar basal-body rod protein FlgG, with protein MRALAIAATGMDAQQTNLEVIANNIANINTTGYKRARAEFTDLLYQTERMQGVPNRANQAIVPEGANIGLGVQTSAVRNIHTQGNLIETGNNLDVAIIGQGWFQIEAADGSTLYSRAGAFNKNADGDLVTIDGYNVIPNVNIPTDATDITITRTGQVTARIGNATEFTELGQLTIANFANEAGLKPLGDNLFAQTPASGDAVIGVPDDPSYGYIKQSYLEGSNVDAVKEITDLITAQRAYEMNSKVITTADEMASIVSKNLK; from the coding sequence ATGAGAGCTCTTGCCATCGCTGCGACCGGTATGGACGCCCAGCAGACCAACCTGGAAGTCATCGCCAACAACATCGCGAACATCAACACCACCGGCTACAAGCGCGCACGTGCGGAGTTTACCGACCTTCTTTATCAGACTGAGCGTATGCAGGGCGTGCCGAACCGCGCCAACCAGGCGATCGTTCCGGAAGGCGCCAATATCGGTCTTGGTGTGCAGACATCGGCTGTCCGCAATATTCACACCCAGGGCAACCTGATCGAGACCGGAAACAATCTCGACGTTGCAATCATCGGCCAGGGCTGGTTCCAGATCGAAGCCGCCGACGGCTCGACGCTTTACAGCCGTGCCGGCGCATTCAACAAGAATGCCGACGGCGATCTGGTGACGATTGATGGCTATAACGTCATCCCGAACGTCAACATTCCGACTGACGCCACCGACATCACCATCACCCGCACCGGGCAGGTGACGGCACGTATTGGTAACGCAACGGAGTTCACCGAACTCGGTCAGTTGACGATTGCGAACTTTGCCAACGAGGCTGGCCTGAAGCCGCTCGGCGATAACCTCTTCGCACAGACACCGGCGTCGGGCGATGCCGTGATCGGCGTGCCGGATGATCCGAGCTACGGATACATCAAGCAATCCTATCTCGAAGGCTCCAACGTCGATGCCGTCAAGGAAATCACGGATCTCATCACGGCGCAGCGTGCGTACGAAATGAACTCCAAGGTCATTACCACGGCTGACGAAATGGCATCGATTGTCAGCAAGAACCTGAAGTAA